One Eremothecium cymbalariae DBVPG#7215 chromosome 2, complete sequence DNA window includes the following coding sequences:
- the PET54 gene encoding Pet54p (similar to Ashbya gossypii ADL133C), translated as MSTPKSMVLGLLRNIKKSELNFKSSDGLREPVALRNPVISFKSYNPSLTKEDFLMQLPRYQLSQDFGKGEVGNFRLWKVRDDRYFMFRDKYLLHFDTVKGMKAYMRMTGMSRLDDRKLRFETELTENQLEDYTKYRCRLKKAFSSREEYFQSLKEPLVWSENEILSADDIREIELKSLLVWNFPMDYKRHNVLDKFWWYDIKDCFKIYWNTNTGRNLTYMSFNNPDDAVKFKLNLHGSQLEEQKLLIEKL; from the coding sequence ATGTCAACTCCAAAGAGCATGGTGCTAGGGTTGCTTCGCAATATTAAGAAATCAGAGCTGAATTTTAAAAGTAGTGATGGGCTCAGAGAGCCAGTGGCACTACGAAATCCGGTAATTTCATTCAAGTCTTATAATCCATCGCTTACGAAAGAGGATTTTTTGATGCAGTTGCCACGTTATCAGCTTTCTCAAGATTTTGGTAAGGGTGAGGTGGGGAATTTTCGTCTGTGGAAAGTGAGGGACGATCGATATTTTATGTTTAGAGACAAGTATCTGTTACATTTTGATACGGTAAAAGGTATGAAAGCGTATATGAGGATGACTGGGATGTCGAGATTAGATGATCGTAAGCTACGTTTTGAGACAGAACTCACAGAAAATCAATTGGAGGACTATACGAAATATCGATGTCGTCTAAAGAAGGCTTTTAGTTCTAGGGAAGAATACTTCCAGTCGCTGAAAGAACCGCTTGTGTGGTCGGAGAATGAGATACTAAGTGCTGATGATATTAGAGAAATTGAACTTAAGTCATTACTTGTATGGAATTTCCCTATGGATTATAAACGACACAATGTATTGGATAAATTCTGGTGGTACGATATCAAAgattgttttaaaatatactGGAATACGAATACTGGCAGAAACCTAACATATATGTCTTTTAATAACCCAGATGATGCAGTAAAATTCAAGCTGAACTTACATGGTTCTCAATTAGAAGAGCAGAAATTGCTTATAGAAAAAC